The nucleotide sequence GTCGCTTTCATTGGCCTCCATACCAGCTCCTTCACCAGGTAAGGCTAGGAGTTGCCGACCATTTGCCCAAGGCTGAGGGTTggcttctctctgggcctcaactaGACACTCTTCTCATTGTAGAATCCCCTGTGGCCCTTTCCATGTAGGGTCATCAAGACCCTGCTCCCAGGAATTATTGTCCAATGGGACTCATCTTGGTAGGGTCCCCAGGACACATTGGTAGGGAATATACCCAAAGAGGATCCAAGAGTTCCAAAGTGGTGGGAGGAGCCAAAGCTTGGGCATTCATACTGCTGGGCCCAAGTCAAGTTTTAGCCACTGAATGGCAATGGAACAATTCATGAGTACCATTCCCCTCTTTGGGCCTCAATTTTTATACTGTAACATGAGGAGATTAGATCAGGTCTTTTCAGGTGtcttccagctctgccattctaTTTCCCTTCAATATGCCACACATCTCATGACCTCAACTGCCCTCCTGGAAATGAACTTCTGGAGTAAGCCCATGTGAACACCTACCATTACAGGATTCCTAAGGTAATCTTATGCTGAAAAAGAGGTCAGCTGAGCCCAAGGCTGTTTAGCATTTCTGGTCCTTTTCCATTTCTGGATAGCAATGCATGGATGATTTGGAACAGATAAAGATTCATGTCTTGGGTGTGAGAAGGGATGTTTAGCAGCCTCCCTCACTGAGATACAGACCCAGCACCCAGCTACCCAACTAGGCCTAAGCTAGGTAAACTCAAACTCTGGTCCCATAGGTCCCACTGGCAGAAACTGGTAGTGTCAGGCAAGGAGCAGGCTACAAgttcattttctgctttctttctgccAGCTCTCCAGAAGCATGTCTGTAGGGGAGGAGAGAAGTAAAAACCCTCCACCACAGCCTGAGGAATATGGGATTCCTAAAGAACTCCAATGACTTTCTGCCAAAGACACTTTGGGAGTTATGGTACCTCCTACTTCCAATCTGCCTGGGCTGGTGTAGGAGAATGCCAGCCTGGAGACGTGGCTAGCTTATCAGAGACTTGCTTTCTGAGCTTGGCTCCCCAGAGAAGGACCATGGTTATGCTCTCCAGGCCTAAGGTTCCACTCACAGCAGAGGATGATAATTGTGTTCTGCTACAACTGGGCCTTGTGAGGTTGAGCCAGCTTTCTTTATGACTTGAGCATTTCCGGCTGCCCAGCCCACCCTCCAACAGAGCTTGGATGTGGCCTGCAATGGTTTCTTGGCTTGGTCCCATCCAACTGGGACAGAGGCAGGGAAAACCATATCCTGTCTGTAATCTGCTCAGTCTTCCCAGGGCAGCAGCTCCAAACCCTTTCAGGACCCCTCTGGTGGTCGGCCTCATTTGCCCTCAGCAAGCTCGTGTCTGGCTCCTTGTGGGAAGGAGCTAGGCCTCAGAAGCGGCTTCAGTCTCAGAGCTACACATCAGAGGCCTGTTTTTTAAGGCCAAGCAGAGCAAAGTGTAAACAAATTAGCAACATACGGATCCCATTTTCCTTCCAATCCACATGAGCTCAGTTACAGGAGGGGAAGGAGCTCAGATGTGCTTTCTCCTGGCATTCTTCTTTAGGCACATTGGAGTAGGCGTTCTGTTCTCCAGCCCCTaagctcctcccccaccccctttgccCTTTCTGCAAGAACATCTTCAAAGCCAAGAAACTTTCTGGATGGCTTCACATCCAGTGGAAAAATGGTTCTGCTTGTGGCTAGAACTCCAAGTCATCTTTCCTGTTGCTTGAATCAGGGCTCTGAGTTCCTTTGGATGGTGTGAGGTGGGGCAAAGttcaggcaggggtggggaggcctTGGCAAGCCTGCTCAGGGGCCTCCTGCCTTTGGGCCCAGCTAGAAATAGATCCACCACACAGCTCCCTGAACTGAATCCCATGCTTTGCTCCCACTGGCCCCCTCCCTGAGGGTCTCCCTCAGACCTTCATAACTCCTCTCCCTTAGACAAGGCCCCCAGCCCAGGTCAATCCCAAATGTACTTAGATTCTAATGGGAGGAAGCCCCAAGGAATCTGACAGAAGAGGAGCACTTGGCTTAGCTATGTGTTCTAAGTAGAGGCAACCCTTTTGAAACCAAAGCCCTTGCTCATATCCAATGAATGCAAGCAGATAGAAAGAAATGATGATGATAGCTGTCTTGGAATCATGAGTACTAGCACCACTTCGTCTCTGCAGCATAGGTCCAGTCCTTTAGTATGAGGACTGGATCTATCTATGGAGAGGAACTGCCCAACCATGGAAAGTATTAGGTTATTACGTGGTCAGATAAGAAGTATTGCAAAATATGTGGaggcatcaaaaagaaaacaaagtttttcACTAGTTTGTGCCAATATCATCTGAGGGCAAATGGCCAGCCAAGCTGACCTTCCCATGGCCTTTTCCCTTCTGATACTTTGCCTTCTGTTATAGAAGTTTATAGTCAAAGCAGGGCCTAAGGGTTTTAAGCCAGAGCCTCTCTTACTTGGCCAGGCCCACAACTTCTTTGAGTTTCCAGTTCCCATCAAGCAGCCAAGCTACTCTGGGAAGCTAGTCCATAtcatgtccagcaacaggagccAGGCTTTGGAAGTTATAGAAACTCCTTACTTTAGGATCCCCATGGAAATTATCTAGGGCCTGGAGTAAAGGGTCTTGGGACATCCAGACCATGGGCATGGTTGGAGAGGGGGCGTCTCTCAGAATACCATCAACCATTCTGTGAAATATTAAGGGCCCTGAGCATGAAGAAAGACACTGAAGAGTCCTATGGAGGGTCTCAACCTTCTAGAATCTTGGCTCCTTGCAGAACTTTCTTGTTACTTGGGATAAAGCTTTGGTTACCAGCCCAACCATGGTGTCTAGGTGAGCAGTAGGTGTAACTATTCTCTCTAAGGCACTGACTTACTCTTTGTAGCCCCTCATCCAGACTTTGCATAGGCTAGTTTTGGCTTTCTTTTGAACAGTACTCTCTGATGGGGTACTATGATTCAAACTAGAGTCATACAGACTTAGATTCAAGTCCAAGCTTTGCTGATTCCCAGTTATGCtaccttgggtaaattactttacttctctgagcctctgtctccccatctacaaaatggggatcaGAAGGTCCTATTCCTTGTCTATTCTGAGGGTCAGTAGTAACTGGGGCCATGGGTTAAGGGTGGGGGTATGCAGATCTCAGGAGGGTGAGGGGGGAAGGGCAGGTGGATTGTTGGTCAGGCTTCTGAGGATAGCTCTTGGTGTCTCTCCCACAGCTCACTAAGCCTGCGTTACTTCACCTACGGGATTCTCTTTGGTTGTGGCTGTTCCTTCGCCTTTCAGCCATCTCTCGTCATCCTGGGCCATTACTTCCAACGCCGTCTGGGTCTGGCCAATGGTGTGGTGTCTGCTGGGAGTAGCATCTTCTCcatatccttccccctcctcatcaAAACGCTGGGGGCTAAGATCAAGCTCGCCCAAACCTTCCAGGTGCTGAGTACCTTTATGTTTATTCTTACGCTGCTTTCACTCACCTACCGACCCCTCCTGCCCAGCTCGCAGGACACCCCAAGCAAGAGAGGTGTCCACACCCTGTGCCAACGCTTTCTGGCTCAGCTCAGGAAGTACTTCAACATGCGAGTGTTCCGCCAACGTACCTACCGCATCTGGGCCTTCGGGATCGCTGCTGCTGCCCTTGGCTACTTCGTTCCCTATGTACACTTGGTGAGGAATACCAGGGTGGGTCCACCCTACCTGACCCCAAGAAGTTGCCCTTAACCTGCCTGAAGTCCAGAGGGTAGGAGCAGAAGACATTGAAAGGGCAGACCTGGAACCTTTGGAGAAAGACAAAACAGTGGTTGGAGAGACCCAGAGTAGGAAAGAGCACAGGCTGAGGGATGACCTCAATGGGAAATGGGGGAAGTTCCTTACAGGGAGGCCCATGCCTATGGTTTCCCCCACTGATAAATCTAGATGGATTTTCAGGAGAAGATAAGCATCACCGGGATACAGGAGGCTGCCTCAGATGACCCAATgatagggttttcttttctttcttttttttttatatttatttggcagtgctgggtcttcgttgcagtgccttgtctcttcgttgtggcgtgtgggcttctctagttgcagcacatgggctcagtagtcgcaGCATGTTGGCTCAGTGGTTGCAGTgcttgggctctctagttgcagcatgcaggctctagagcatacgggctcagtagttgcagcacgctggcttagttgtggtatgtaggatcttagttccccagccagggatcaccaggcccctgcattgggagcatggagtcttaaccactgaccaccagggaagtccctcaatgatAGAGTTTTCTAAGAGTGTGTCTTATGGAATGCTAGTCTTTGGGGTCAAGtaattttgtttaagaaataaCATATACTAGATTTCTCTAGCTTCATAATGTGTAGCAATCTTTTAAAGGTACCAAAAATCCTGCTGTAAAGAAATCAATTAAGCTTTGTTTAACCACCATACACCCAACTTACATGACCAAAGATTTGTTGGTTGTGGTCCAACTGTTATCTTCCACAGACCTTGTGTTTCTTAAAGCACACTTTTGGAATATTACCTGGAAGTTAGTGGATCATTCTCCCTTGGTGACCTGCTGTTACCCTAGGCTGTCAGTTCTGGGTCAGGGAATGAGGAGATAATAGGGGAACCCTTGGACTTTTTTCAGTTGTTAAGGCTGTATTCTGTCCTGCCAAGGCTTGGAAGGGGCTTAGAGACACCCACTGCCCTCAGCTGTTGCTCAGAAACCCAGAATCCAGAGAGCCAAGGGATATGCAGCCTTTTAAACTGTTAGAAACAGCCAGAGAGCTTGTTCTGGAGCTAAGGCTATAAAGGAGGGAGCTGCAAGAGAAGGAACTCTTGCCATGGTCCAGGGAAGTAAGCAGTAGAGGGTTCTGGGTATGCCAACAATTAACCAGCcagctcttcttcttcctcttatcCTGTGGGCCTGGTGCTATGCTTTTCAGATGAAGTATGTGGAAGAGGAATTCTTGGAAATCAAGCAGACCTGGGTGCTCTTGGTGTGTATTGGAGCTACCTCAGGCCTTGGGCGCCTTGTGTCAGGCCGTGTCAGTGACTCCATTCCTGGACTTAAGAAGATCTACTTGCAGGTGAGTGTGACCACCCTGTCTACTGTGGGGAAAACAGCCTGCCACAGATGCTAGGTTATCCAGCCTTTGGGATACAATGGTAGGATGTataactgctgtggcctgggcccCAGCTCTGACACCAGCTTGCTATGTGACATGGGAAAGTCAATCAAATTCTCTAAGCCTCCGTTTCCCTTGCTTTCAAGTGAAGATCATCATCCTTGttctgcctccttcatcaaaatGGAGTGAGGATATAGTGAAAGCTGTCAGTGTAAATAGAACCTCTAAGAACACtttcaaagaaaatgtttattaataaaGGCTCTCCCATTTGAAAGAGGGAAACTGAAGCCAGGAGTTAGATGCTGCCCCCATTGAAGACTGAACTCATTGCTACCTTATACTCTCTTGGAGGGTCTTGAGCATCTGCAGTACTCTGTGGCCCAGTGTCTCTCTCCTCTAGGCCAGACCCATCACTTCTTATACCTCCAGAGCTACTTGGCACCAAACACTGGCTCTCAAATGCCATCCTCTTGACAGACACAAAATAATTGCCAGAAAAGGCCAGACCTCACTTGCCCTCTCTATACCTCACTTTCCTCTTTCGTGCAATGAGAATAATCCTTGCCTTTCCTATCTCACCTTGCAGGTGAGGATCAAAAGGAATACAGGTGTGACCAGGCTTTGAGAAGTAAAAAGTGTTATAGCCATGTGAAGTTTTAATCCTTCTCACAGTGACACAGGTAGCCTCATATTGTGGGCAGTAGCCATGTGGATGCTCAAGAGGCCACTTTTTGTGTGATCTGGGCTCTGGTTTGGCTTTAATACAGACTACTGCTCAAGCTGTCTGTCTTTGTCTACTGGGCAACAATATTGTCTTTCTGACCTGGCTCATGCTTTTTGCTTGAGCCAACAGCAGTTGGGTTTACCAGAAGGTGCCCAAGTGTGGAACCCTGTGAAGGGATAACAGCAGCCCCAGAAAACATGTGGGTCACAGTCCATCAGGAATGTGGTTGAGTTCTGACTATCCTGGAGAAGTCCTAAAAGAACTTCCAAGGGGCCCTGACTATACACACAGCAGggatttctctgtcttctgataGCCCCAAGTGTTTTCCTAAATACCCTCGTATGTCTTGGATGAGGATATGATTAAGGTTTCCTGTTGTGTTTAACTTTGTGTTAGATTTGCAAGAGCTAGTGAATCTGCTTTGTCAGAGCTCAGGGTGCCATTATGGTCCATCCAGTCCAACCTCTCATTACactgatggagaaactgagggaaAGACTCAGACAGTCATGGCAGAACTGAACTCCTATGTAGCACTCTTCTCATATTCCACTTTACACTAAGCGATGGATGGCAGAACCAAGTCCCAGACATAAGTGACTAGACCAAGGTCAAACCAAAAGGCTGTGATTGAGATAAaccaattataaaattttaaattcctgtgCCAATATCAGCAAGACCTTACCTGGGTGGCTTTTTGCATAGGACTGTGTGTGGCTTTCCCAGCCTCTTCCACATGGCACCCCTGTGGGTCTTCCCTGTCAATATCAGCAACTCCAAGATGCCAAAGAGTGCTGGAGATCAGGGTAAGCTAGTATTGGGCCAGGGCTTTATCTTGAGGAAAGGCAGAAGCCCTTGCCTAGCCATATAGCTCATTTCTCACTGTAGTCCCTAGGAGAAAGGTAGGGCCCAAGCAGTTTTTGCTTTGTATTGTGCAGAGGGAGTTCCAAGAGAGGCAGAGGCATTAGCTAGTCAGAAGAAGAACTAGGCTTATGGCCCAGTGCTTCTGCTGAACATTTCCCCTACCCACCCAACAATCTCTCCCCTTTTCCACTCTTACTTTACCCAGTTTTACCACttagaataatataaaataatcttgGAACTTTTTAGCTGAAACATATCTTCATCAACTTGTAGTCCAAATTCTCCATTTTACAaactgaggaactgaggcccagagagggaaagtgatttGTTCAAACTCATTGTGCTGGTAAGTGTCTCAGGCTGAAAGCACAAAACAATGAATGAACTTCTCTCTCTTGAGCTACTCAAGATACTCCATCACAAGAATTTGCCTCCCTTTCTCCCTGGGTCAGATGCAGGAGTACTGGTCTGGGAGAGAAAAGGAGTGTACACAGCTTCAGGTTCTGAAGAGCCATCCACTAGACTTTGTGGTTCCTACTACTGACAAAGACAGGCACGTGTCTGGTATCAAGGCCCTGGACAGTCTGTTGGTAAGGAAGTGGTGACAACCTGCAGGACAACCTCACTTTGGGCCAGTTCTTGAGGCCTGATTCTCAGTTCCAAGAGggatttttaatttctgaacCTTGGCAAGGCCTTGTGGAGGATGTTAAGAGGCAGTTAGATACAGTAGGTAGTAATTACAGCCAATTGAAATCAGTTAATGGGGTCCTTTGTATTATATAATGGTATTAACTCCTTAATTGCCATACCATTATGACTTGGTTGATAAGTGGGTCTGGTTTTATCTTACAGTTGTACATGAATCTCCTAGAGGAGAAACTGGGATATCTGGGTTCTTATTCCTAGATTCTGCCTAGCTATCCCAAAACATCTTGGGCAAATTTCAAAAGTCCCTCAACAAAGAGATTTCCTCAGATGGCATGACCAGGACATTTCTTATCCTCTGCAAAATCCAACCAATTAGCCTAACAAACCCATTGGCAGCAACAACACAGAAAATCTTTAGTGCTTGAAACAGCCTTGACCCTCCTACCTGCCTTCCATGTGGTGATGTGGTGACATACCCTTACCATGTGGTGACTTACGCTTCCTGGGTAAGTCAACCTGCTTGTGTGAACTATTAGAAAATCCTGGATCCTGTCAAGGCCTTGGTTAACAGATCAGGCCTTAGCCCTGACCCTGGGACAACCTGGCTCTGCTGGCTACAGTGGGTGGAGCCCAGGTCTTCAGTCTGGCTCACGGACACAGGTTGCAGATGACTTTCATCAAAAGGCCAGCTGTGTGTCCAGTGGCCCTTATCTCTATTGAGAGGGAAAAACCAGCCTCTGGAAAGGCAGCTTCTTTACTTCAGAGTCATTTTGCTCAGCCCAAAGAAAGCCCAGTGGCTAGTTAGTGCCCCCTGGACTGGCTTCAGGCACCCTAGACCTCTTCCTAGTGTCTTGGTTCTCCTTAGAGCCCACTTTGTTGCCTTCGCAGGGTGCCCAGACAAGCCCAGAAGCCCCCAGAGCCATAACGTCTGAGTGTCTGAGATGGGTGGTGTGTCCCATGTCCTAAAACCTAAGGAACCTGGGTGAACCTCCCAATGGCCTCCTTCATACCAAGGTGTTTTCTAAAATCAGTCTCCCACAAAAATGGGGACTGGCTCCCTCCTCATTTCAGGAAGCTGTGCCTTCCATTCATGCCCCCATCTAATCATTATTCAATTATTCAAGTCATCCtcacttcctccccttcctcttcccataTCTAACATGGATCTGAAAATACCAGCATGGTCTGATCCCAGACCCTGTTGCCTGGGGCAGACAAACACAGGATCAGAAAGCAGCAACAGCAATTCCCTTTATCTCAGAATCCAATTAAAAGACAACTTTTTGAGGACAGGAGCAGTGCCTCCTCTTTTAAAAGTCTTGACAGAATCAAAGTTAAATAGGGGCTCTCTTAAAATCTTTAAATCCTAAGTCCTTCTAAGCAGGACTTAGAAGGGGCCTAAGTAACTAGTCCACTGGGCTCTCTGTTGATATCCccttgccccattttacagacatagAAACGAGGCCCTGAGAAAGGAGATGTGATTTACTATGTGGTCTTGGCAGGCAAGCACAACATGACCTCAGGCTGTTGCTCCTTTAGGTCATCTCCTTCCTGCTCCTGGGCCTGATGTCCATGATGATTCCCCTCTGCCGGGGCTTCGGGGGCCTCATCGTTGTCTGCCTCTTCTTGGGCCTGTGTGATGGCTTCTTCATCACCATCATGGCCCCCATCGCATTTGAGCTGGTGGGCCCAATGCAGGCCTCACAGGCCATTGGCTACCTCCTGGGCATGATGGCCCTGCCGATGATTGCCGGACCCCCCATTGCAGGTGAGGTTAATATTGCAGGGAGGGCATGAGTGGGGGAGTCCTGTCTTCCTTGGGACCTAGATCTCCTAAGCACCTCTGCTTAAagtcccttttctccttcttttctatttaagcAGCCTCGTCAGAGTGCATGAAACCCCTTACCACCACTGGTGAAAGAGACTAAGGACAGTATATGTGCATGGATTCATTTGGGGGGGATGGGCTTTTCATGGCTGTATATCTGTTGCTGTGGGGTTTTATTGTAGACAGCATGGCTGATTCTGGGATGGTAGAGAGAGAAATGGGTTTGGCCTTCCTGACCATTCTATTGATCCagaatcttctctctctctctttacagGCAAGTAATTATTTGGAAGGTAGTTgagcaggaagagaagagaaagtgggCCCTGGTTTTATTAAGACTTAGAGATACCCCCTCCTCCTCTACCAGCTTCTGAACTGAGCCTGTAGAAAAGATTTGATTAAGAACACAACCCAGGACTGGACCAATGAGGCTCACTTCCTGCAGGCAACAGGCAAAGTGTTGGCTTGCCATCTTTCAGCACTCCCAATTTCTCTGTCCACTTCCAAGAAGGACATTGTTGGTACCCCAGAGAACTTAGGAAACAAGGAAAACTAATAAGAAGAGAAcatcatttcctttctttaggATTTATTGCAAATATTGATTCATAGGCTAGAGTCTCCTAGGCTGGCCAACTGGGCTAGCTCAACAAGTATTCCTTGAATACCAATTCTGTGCAAGGTGTTGTGAGGGCACTGGTCATGCTGTGTTACAGTGACAAAACCTTCTACTCAGGCCCTTGTTCAACAGCCACACTGtccactgggggaggggagcctctACCCAACTCCTGATCCCAAAGGTGGATCCCAGAATCCATATCTCTTTCCATTTTGCTTACCTCCTAAGCAGCCTCAGGGCCTACTTGCCTTTCTTCGGTAGTGTTTCTGGGCTCATCCTCCCATGAGGTGTCTCACATTAGCTTCTGGAGGTGAGCAGGGAAGGCCCTGTATCCCATGCCAAACACATTTACCGTATTGGCAACCTAGAGGAACCCAGAGGGGCCAACCATATCTGTAACTAGAAGGAAGGATACACATACAGCCTCCTCTTAGGGCAAATGGGCACttcaaagaaagggaaaataggaACTTGGCTGAATTGTTCCACAAGAACACTCTAGCCCAAGCTGGGGGTGGAAGGGTATATCACTGTGAACCAAAACAAGTCTTGGTCATCTTCTGTGGAGTTCTTTTAGAGTAGCTTCCCTCCTAACTCCATACCTTGGAGTGACTAGAAGTTAGCTGTAGCTTCATGAAAGtcagaaatggagaaattgaGAAGCTTCATTTGCTTCTTTCATAACCTCAAGAGCCCGCAACCCCAGTGCCTCAGAGAGGAGCAGCCTGTCTTTGTAATAGaggttttgtttcttccatcTAGGAGTGTTTAAACTGAGGGGGCTCTCGGGTCAAGGCAGTACAGGCCAAGAGTCTCTGGATAGGCATTGTGATGGCCCCTAGAAGAGGCAGAGAGCACCTTTGTACAAGAGGGCAAAGCTGGGCTTGACTTGTCTCTGTTGACTTTTCAGGCCTCCTCCGCAACTGTTTTGGGGACTATCACGTGGCCTTCTACTTTGCCGGTGTGCCCCCGATCATCGGAGCTGTAATCCTCTTGTTTGTCCCTCTGATGCATCAAAGGATGTTCAAGAAAGAGCAAAGGGATTCCAGCAAGGATAAGATGTTGACCCCTGACCCAGACCCTAATGGAGAGCTGCTGCCAGGCTCCCCCACCCCTGAGGAACCAATCTAATGCCTCATATTTGCCATCGTGTGCTCCTCCCCAAACCTTTCCCTTCACCCTGCCCTGCTCAGCATTTACATTTTTGCCACCAGCACACTTGTTCCCAAACCTGCACATGCAGCATTTCAGCCACCTGACCATCCCCCTGGAGCCAAAGCTCCAGGTGTTCCAAACTCATTAACCAAATTCTCCCTGTGAATGCCTTTAAACTTGCCAGGGTCCTCTCCTCCCAGGATCTAGGAAAGCTTGGGATCACCCCCTCGCCTTTGGACCCTCTCCATATACTTTCTAACtcttgggggaggaggaggatgggAACTCCTGGCCCAGCTTGTTAGTCACCCACTAAAAGCAACTGCCAAAGGTGCTACTGTGTCCCCAGGAGCCTGGTGGGAAGATCCAAGCCTGTGTGCTGAGGAGTTCCTTGCCATCTGTCCTTAGGAACCATCGGGGGGTGCAAGGGAAAGGGCATAGAGGTAAAATGAGATGAGGAGCCTTGTTTAGCCTCAGAGTCTCTGAGGGCTATGGCTTCCCAAGAGGTATGGGTGACATCATTTTACAAGTGTACAGAGAGTCTCCCCATCATATGGTTGGTTAACAGtctgctttcttctttccttcctcctttttttcctctactgcctcttctcccttctcatccccctctatttctttttatgactgtcATATAGACTCGTGGGTGCTTGAAGAAAGGAGGGACCCAGAGCTTGGGCCAATCAGCCTCACCTTGGCCCAGCCCACCCCTAACACTAGCATCAATTCCACTCATCTCAGGCTGAGCCACATCTCATTTTTTGGCCCAAGCTGCTATAATCCTATAGTGGAATAATAGAATATCACATAGGAAAGGGACCTTAAACACCGTAAAATTCCACTCACtgattttttacagattttccaGGACAATGCATTAACCTGCAGGCTGTCCCAGCTCCCAATCCGTATATCCACCTGTCAAAATGTGAAgaaattcctttcattctcagCAGGCAGAGGAAGACTGATGACAGGGGGAATGGcatggtggggggaggagcaATAGTTATGGACCTGGGGAAGGACCAACTCCATCTCTCATTATTCATGACGGGTCAACATTTCCACCTGGGCCAGGCCAGAAAAGGAACTGTTTGAGGGAAAATCCCATTCCCAACCTGGATCCCCCAAAGGTAGAGGCAGCAGCTGCACATAGGGTTGGAAAACTTCTAGGAAGAGGAAACCATCCTAACCTTTATTACCTAATGTGTCCCTCATGCTGGGCATCCTGGACCACTCTACTTAGTGGGCATTAAAGGTGCCAGGAAAGGTAGACTCTGGACCATCTTCATCCCTCTGAAGTAGGTACCAGATGTTTCCCTATGCCTAAGCTCTGGGAAGCACTCTTGCTGAAGATCATTTCCAGCCACGCCGTGTCTGGCCATCACAACTCACATTAGGAGCTCAGCCTCCCTCACTCAGCCTCTTTGTATTTCTCCctattctgtgtctttttctGCTGTGTTCCTATTACCCTAACCTTTCATCATCTTCTTACCAGGCATCCCTGGCTGTCACCCAGAGCTAACAGTGACTTGCCACCCCGAGCCAGGGCCAGGAGGATGAGATTGCCCCTGAGGAGCTCCAAAGAAGACAGTGGTCCCCACCCATGAGTTTTTCCGTTACGAACAGGCAGCTGGGGCATGGTTGGCCTCTGATGGCTTCATTCAAGGCCAAAGTCTGAAGCCCCCTCCCTTGGTCCCAGTCCAGCTCTTATCAATTCCCCAAAGGAAAACCCACTGGTTCTTGGCTCTGTGAATAGGAAGGGGCCTGCCTAATTATGATCCTGTTATCCCAAACAGCAG is from Orcinus orca chromosome X, mOrcOrc1.1, whole genome shotgun sequence and encodes:
- the SLC16A2 gene encoding monocarboxylate transporter 8 isoform X2, giving the protein MALQSPASEEAKGPWREADQEQQERVGSPEPEPEPEPEPEPVPVPPPEPQPEPQPEPQPLPDPAPLPELEFEPEPVREPEPTPTVETRGTARGFQPPEGGFGWMVVFAATWCNGSIFGIQNSFGILYSMLLQEEREKNRQVEFQAAWVGALSMGMIFFCSPIVSIFTDRLGCRITATAGAAVAFIGLHTSSFTSSQDTPSKRGVHTLCQRFLAQLRKYFNMRVFRQRTYRIWAFGIAAAALGYFVPYVHLMKYVEEEFLEIKQTWVLLVCIGATSGLGRLVSGRVSDSIPGLKKIYLQVISFLLLGLMSMMIPLCRGFGGLIVVCLFLGLCDGFFITIMAPIAFELVGPMQASQAIGYLLGMMALPMIAGPPIAGLLRNCFGDYHVAFYFAGVPPIIGAVILLFVPLMHQRMFKKEQRDSSKDKMLTPDPDPNGELLPGSPTPEEPI
- the SLC16A2 gene encoding monocarboxylate transporter 8 isoform X1, which produces MALQSPASEEAKGPWREADQEQQERVGSPEPEPEPEPEPEPVPVPPPEPQPEPQPEPQPLPDPAPLPELEFEPEPVREPEPTPTVETRGTARGFQPPEGGFGWMVVFAATWCNGSIFGIQNSFGILYSMLLQEEREKNRQVEFQAAWVGALSMGMIFFCSPIVSIFTDRLGCRITATAGAAVAFIGLHTSSFTSSLSLRYFTYGILFGCGCSFAFQPSLVILGHYFQRRLGLANGVVSAGSSIFSISFPLLIKTLGAKIKLAQTFQVLSTFMFILTLLSLTYRPLLPSSQDTPSKRGVHTLCQRFLAQLRKYFNMRVFRQRTYRIWAFGIAAAALGYFVPYVHLMKYVEEEFLEIKQTWVLLVCIGATSGLGRLVSGRVSDSIPGLKKIYLQVISFLLLGLMSMMIPLCRGFGGLIVVCLFLGLCDGFFITIMAPIAFELVGPMQASQAIGYLLGMMALPMIAGPPIAGLLRNCFGDYHVAFYFAGVPPIIGAVILLFVPLMHQRMFKKEQRDSSKDKMLTPDPDPNGELLPGSPTPEEPI